CCCGTCCCACCTTTGGACCGGGCTTTAACCTActtgtagaggtgggcatcgagacTGAGTTGGGGCTGATCTGACTCAATTTGGTTTTGAAAAAggcttgacccaaactcgacttgactcagtatCAAGTCCAACATGTCTAAACCGATCTGATTCTAGGTCTAgcttggactaatccggaccaagCCAGACCTGGTCACAAGTGCCGAGTCGGGTCATGTGCAATGGATAGTTGGATACCCAcgagctgaaatcacaactcaaaacttaAGTACACTTATGATGGGATCTGAAACTTACAatttaagtgtgtgtgtgtatatagttttggatcaagtcgagtcagtaCCAAGTTGGATTTTGGATCGAGTTGACTCAAGTcactgggtgactcgaactcaactcagttGGAGTTCGGTTGAACGAAATCAACTCAAAtcagatcgactcacccacttggtTCGGATTGAGTCGGATCTAAACGAGTCAGGCTACTCGAGTTTGCCAAGTTGAGTTATCCCATGCCTAGCTCTACCTACTTGACTTAGCTTGTACGCAGGTTCTGAGCCTCAAGTGCATGGCCTAGTCACTTTTGGAGTCAGCCTTAGGTTGAAGTCACTTTAgcccaactgacccaacccagCCTGGCTTGACCCAACTGTACATACGCTTATTATATTTCACAAATATGTTATTCTATTTCTCTTTAATTCAGACCATAGGTTACAGTACTTTAAATTGTTTAATTTTCGGTGCATGCATAGCTCACTcgataaatgaataaatgaatagatTGGAAAAATTCAAGAAGGAAATCTGGATTTTATTAAATTTAAGGTTCGGTAGGATCTTATTAAGCCTAGGCTCAACCAAATTTTTTTTGCGTCAGGTTTAGGCTTGCCATGGTAGGCCATGTTGAGCTAGGGCGCTGGTCTTAAGGGACAAGTCCGGCCTAGCATAGACGATCCAAACCAGCTCTATTTGTTACTCCTAATGGCCGAACTGTTGCGCTTGGCTAACAGGTAATAAGGCTAGCAATGGGCTGGGACTGGACCAAGCAAAATCAAATTTAAATATGGCCCGCTGGACAACTCCCGTCCACCAGTTTAATATGTGGGCCTGAATTAACCCATTACCTGAATGTGGCACGTGGCTTGCATCTTTACACACAATACACATGTCTGTCTTGCCGACTCAGTGAAGTAAGGAGTGACTCGAGACAGCAACGCCTATTAAACTACGGAGGGAGGAGGATTCTGCTCGCcacaaataagaaaattttatttgttGTAATGTAAttgagccacatcatcacattatGTATTTAATGTAACAATTCTGATAatgatgcggattgcgtcctaccctgcatGTCTCCTGCTGGGAACATGCATGGGTCTTATCCATACATTTACACACAATAAACTTGTagaagctttgagtggccaccgtgatgtatgggtcttatgcatacattttaagatataagctagaaaacgaggcagatccaaggctcaagtagactacacaagCATCCTTATGATCCGGTCCAGAACTAGTATAGAAACTGTTGGAGTCATCGTCAGAAACCGGATCCAGCCCCAAATCTTTTGGCGTAGCTGAGACATGATCTATTTGAGTAGCGAGTGGGCCAGCAGCATTTGGGGAAAGATGtgaattgttgaggcccaatagaTCCAGCGGCGGATTGTGAACAAGCCTACTCTCTTTTCCAGGGACAGATACATCGAATCAGCTAGATTTGGGTGTAAGGCCAAACAAGGGATGATATATTGATGGATGATGTGAATTTCATCGACGTGAAACCGTATCCCCACATTGGATAAAATAGGATGCGGATTGCCAAAGAACTTCTTGGGACTGGCAAGCTAGGTGGccccataatgtttgtgagaattctaccccatctatccatttttcagatcatgtcaAGGCAAGggctcaaaaatgagatagatccaacactcaagtgagccgcatgtCAAGAAATAATGAGGATAAAGCAACAAGGATTGAATGGCCATagttgaaacatttgtagggccacaaaaattttggatcatgctaTATTTTTGGTTGTTTCGATTTATCCTAACacgaatgaacttataaacagtatgaatggcatataaattatattatatttcttttttctgTGTTGGAGACTACTGGATTTTCTGATCTACTGCATTTTAAGGCCCATGTCATAACATGATCCGGCAATCTCACAAACATTCACAGTACTGCCCCCACCCAGTTTCCTGTCCTAAGAATTTCCTACTAGGCTTCGGGCGGCAACCAGATTCCAGTGAAATAAACCCGTGGCTCAACAGCTGGTAGGCAGGGTTTTCTTATTTAAGTACGGTCCACCAACGGGAGAGAGGGAAGTAAGAAATGGAGAATGCTGAGAGAGAAGAGCTAGTGGGCCAAGCAATTGCGTGGAATCATTCAATGGGATCCATTGATTCCATGGTCTTCAAATGTGCGGTCGACACCGGAATAGTTGAAGTGATCCACGGCCATGGGTCGCCCATAACACTTTCTCAACTCGCGGTTTCACTTCCTACGCCTTGCACCAACATCGACGTCCTCCGTCGGATCATGCGCTACTTGGTGCACATGCAGCTCTTCACCCTAAAAAATGAAGGGTCCGATGAGGAGGAGGAATCATACGGGCCAACCTCGGCCACCAAATACCTCCTGATCAACGAGGAGAAGAGCATAGTACCGTTGTTGAAACTCCAGATGCACGAGAAATGCTTAGCTGCATGGCATATAATGGGGTCTTGCATGCAAGGCAAGGCCGGTATGTCTGCCTTTGAGAGGATGTATGGAGAGGGCCTCTGGGCCTATGCTTCCAAGGATCCAGAGCACAACTGCATCTTCAATGAAGCAATGGCTAGTGGGGCCCGACAAGTGGTGCCTGCGTTGATCGACGGCTATGGGGAAGTGTTCCAAGGGTTAACGTCTTTGGTGGATATAGGAGGCGGCATCGGCACCACTCTACGGTCCATCGCCAAGTCATTTCCCCACATAAAGTGCACCGTACTAGATCTTCCTCATGTGGTCGAGACAGCACCCAGCTGCCCAGAAGTGGAGTTTGTTGCCGGTAACATGTTCTCTTCCATACCCAAGGCCGACGCTGTTATGCTTATGGTAACGtatcactctcttctttctcgaGCAATTAAAAACTCGCTGAGTTGACTCGGGCCTTGCCCAGATCCTTCATTGGATCGCACTTTAGCTCACTACTATTGGATCAGATTTTTTACTCAATCAATTGGCGGAGTTTTCACGAATATCGGATGAGTCAACTCGCCAGTTTGAGGGTTGGGTATATAAATAAATACCTTACTAAAATTTTAGAACCCTGTGAAGTCACCTAACGGGCGCGCGGATTGGGTATTACCCCCATCAGGAACTAGCTTGATACGGACGGTCCTGTCTGTGACTCTgcggggcccatcataatgtatatgttttatctatgccgtccatccatttttacagacaaTTTTAGATTTTAGACACAAAAAATACGAaattaaaggctcaagtggaccacagtaaaggaagcaatggggattgaaagcttaccgttgaaaatttctcggtggcacataagtttttgatcaagctcatatttatgtGTTCGCTTCAtacgggtctatgtgaccttacgaacaggtttggatggcaaataaacatagttGTAGGCTCTAGTAAGTTATCAACCGTAGTG
This region of Magnolia sinica isolate HGM2019 chromosome 1, MsV1, whole genome shotgun sequence genomic DNA includes:
- the LOC131249901 gene encoding (RS)-norcoclaurine 6-O-methyltransferase-like, producing MENAEREELVGQAIAWNHSMGSIDSMVFKCAVDTGIVEVIHGHGSPITLSQLAVSLPTPCTNIDVLRRIMRYLVHMQLFTLKNEGSDEEEESYGPTSATKYLLINEEKSIVPLLKLQMHEKCLAAWHIMGSCMQGKAGMSAFERMYGEGLWAYASKDPEHNCIFNEAMASGARQVVPALIDGYGEVFQGLTSLVDIGGGIGTTLRSIAKSFPHIKCTVLDLPHVVETAPSCPEVEFVAGNMFSSIPKADAVMLMVTYHSLLSRAIKNSLS